The genomic segment GCCTTAACCCTTCACTTACATTATCCAAGAAACAGTCTTTCAAATTCTTTGCCAATCTTGGGTTATATAAACAACATTTTTCATATCTCTGACCTACGAAGCTGACTATACAGTAGAATTGGCTGAAAAATACAGATTCTTGAGCCACAACCCAAGCCTCAATAGGTCTGAGTGCAATCCAGAAATCTGAATCCTACAGCCCCGGGTGACTCGTGCTACTGGCCACAGATGCCAGCACCATCTGCTACCTCACACTGTGGGGTTGCCGGTGGGGTTAGAATGAGGAGTATATAGATtcacagaaaagcaaaaaatttaaagcaacatCAGGGCAGATGGAAAATGCATCCACTCACCACAACGAAGAGGTATCTCTCGGAGAGCTCCCAACCTGTTGGGAAAATAGCTGTCTCTTCAGCCAGTTTCAACAAGATCTCTCGAGCTTTCCTTGTGTTTTTAGAgtcactgatggtgctgagtttCGTCACTGACAACAAAGAGTCTGTTTCCTTTTGAAAACctaaggtaaagaaaaaaaaagtacctaTCAAGTAAAGTAGTCACAGGAGGGGACCGTCCTGCAGCACAGGCCCTGCAGGAGGTGACGGGACTCCAATGTGGATCTGAACAAGCATCGGAAAACTGAAGCCAAAGGCACCGCTCCCTGGGCTGCTTTCCAGCTCAGGGTGACTGGCTGGCGGTGTGTTTCATTGAAAttcagtttagctcagtggatagagcgtcggcctgtggactgaagagtttgggttcaattctggttaagggcacatgcctgggttgcgggctcaatccccagtgcgcggcgtgcaggaggcagccaatcaatgattctctctcatcactgatgtttctctctctctctcggcaccacccccccccccatcccttcctctctgaaatcaataaaaatatattttttaaaaaattcttttgatatttcttcttgtttaattttctctTGTTAACTTTTTCCACAGAGTTGAGCCTCACATGCTCATCCGCTGACTGCTTGTTTCCCTTGTTTTGGTTTGaaaccctcctcccaccccctacttttcctctcctccccaagCCCCAGAATTCCAACCTGCCTTTGAGGCTTGGAAGCCAAAAAGTGGTCACTTCCAGGTCTGTCCTTCTCCAAGCCCACATTCCCTTCCCCGCAGCAATATGGTTGGCTGCTTAAAATTACTTACCCAAAGGTATAAAAGACTCATAGATTTCAACCTGCCTGGagtaaatgacatttttaaaaaggagactaTTAAGTCCCACCAATATTGAGTGAGTAAAGGGGGCAGAAGTCCATCCCATCCCACTGTATCCCAAGTAAAGCAATAGAGGCTAGCAACTTGGTACcccacttttaaaaagttatgatgCCAAGGTGTCATGTTCTCTTTCAAAGCAGAAGGACTGAGGACTTCAAAGGtgataaattcatttttaaccaTTAAAATTAGCTTATTTTATAATGTGAAAGCCATGGTTATTGTATTGCAACCCTAGCAGAATTCAGAAAAACCAATACTCAATGTCTCCTCAAATGCCACAGGGATTTTCCTCAACTTTGAAGTTTTTCTGCCTTTTAGTGCTTTGAAAGTTAACACTTAATTTTATcgtattcttaaaaaaaaaaatttgcttaCAAACAATATCTCTTCCACCTGCCTCACCTCATAAAGCTATTACTAATTCACCAATCACTCCCATTTAATTCAATCAATGCACAACTCCAAAAAAATTCAATAGTAGTACCCATATGATTCCACTGCTCTGTGCAACTTGATACTGAGGACAGATGGAGTAACACATGGCAAAACATGTCCTCAAGACATGGGCCAGTGATAATAAAAGTGGCAGATGTTTATGCTGGAGGAGACAGGAGGACAGGATTGGGGGAAAAATTCGTGCACAGTAGCCTTCAGTAGTCAATTACTGACACTCCTTGTACAAAAACCATGGTGAAGAAAGTGAAGAGGAATGATCACCACTGCTCATTCTTACCATTTCATAATCACATACAGACTCACCTAAATCTTCTAAAATGCGTTTCCATCTATTTCTCACTTCCCTTCGAATCTGTCGCAGGGTATAGATATCATAGTTGAGTTTTTGCCACTCCTGTAGGGGAATAAAAATTCAGTCTTATTTTCACTCTTTGGCCTAAAGCTCTATCTAATTCCCAAACTTAAGCTGTTTAAACATGTGTTTCTCCTCTTCACTCATCTTCAAAGTATGTATAAAAGAAGAGAAGAGTCAACAGGAAAACAGTGGCTACCATTTCTGGAGAATCTACTCCGCAGCAGGAGATGTGACACATTACATGAATTATCCTAATTAAAGCCTGAAATTACCTAGTGTCTCAACTTCAATGATCCCACCTGTAAAGTTGGGATAACAAATGTGAATATCCATTTAAGGTTGTAAAGGTAAAAGGTCTATTAAAGCACAATGCACGCCCATGGTGCGCACCAAGAAAATCCATGTATTATTAaagccattttatagatgaagaaactgagacccaaagaAGTTAACTGGCAAATCCAATATCACCCAGTTAATAAGTATAAGAATTGGTATTTGAATCCAGGTCTGACTCCACAGTTTTTATGAGAAAAATGACATACATAGAATGTATGTTATCTTTTATTATAGGGATAAAGTAGAGATAGGATTCCCAAGTTTCTTAATTCCTAGCCAATGTTTCCCTTATCATATATCAGCAtcactttctttcatttccattccCATGATAGAATGAATCTTTCAAGCACTGAGAAGAACTATCATAAGGTTATTAATCTGAAAACCAGTCTTATGGGTCATAGGCAATCATGTTGACACCAAAATAGAACTTGAATCTTTCAGGAGCATTAGACTCTTTACTGAGCTAAGTATTTCTCTTAAATGCTATTGAAATTGTTTTTAAGGGGCTTTATCTATATGGAACAGTCATTTTATAAGATACACCCTTTCCTCTTAACAAAACCACATAACTATCCTAAAGCATAGCTTAAAAGAACATCATTCTAAAAGGCTCAATTTAAGACTCAAGTTTTATGATATTTTGACTCCTCTCAATGATGCTATTATTTTCCTACGAGGCTCCTTTCAAGGTTTGCCTTGCTCACTGCTAATCAACTTTCAACTGGTTAAGAGAAATCAATTTACTGCCATTTAAGACGTTAAAGATACCACTTGGGAAAAGAAACTAGCAAAATAAAGTGTGTTTTGTTATAACTGCATTTTAGATCTGTATCTGAAGATATGCCAGCATGAAGTCATGAATTTTAGCTGTTTACTAAAGGTCAGGAAGTGAGAAATTTGAGTACCCTTTCCTGGtcctattatttgtttgtttgtttgtttgtttgtttgtttaccaaaggcacacacacact from the Myotis daubentonii chromosome 7, mMyoDau2.1, whole genome shotgun sequence genome contains:
- the MREG gene encoding melanoregulin isoform X2, whose protein sequence is MPHDVSHTEADDDRILYNLIVVRNQQAKDSEEWQKLNYDIYTLRQIRREVRNRWKRILEDLGFQKETDSLLSVTKLSTISDSKNTRKAREILLKLAEETAIFPTGWELSERYLFVVDRLIALDAAEEFFKIARQTYPKKPGVPCLADGQKELHCLPFPSP